The genomic segment TCCGCATTATGTAGATTCTTTGCGTCCTTTAACAGGAAATGATAAGCAGGTTCAAGAATATATTTTAAAGCGGCCGATTACAAGAGAGTTTAGGGAAAAGTTTTTTGATTTAATAAATTTTTTGATTCCGCAGTATATTAAAGAAGGAAAGAACCATTTATCCATTGGAATCGGTTGTACTGGTGGTAAACATAGGTCGGTGACCTTTGTTAATGAATTGTCAGACTTTTTAGAGAATAAGCAGTATCATGTAATTACAGAACATCGCGACATTGATAAGGATAGGTAGTGATTAAAGTGAAGCTTTTTAAGTGGTTATATCCAGGATTAAAAATAAAACGGTGGTTGATTTTATCGATTATTGGTATTTTGATGATCAGTATTGGATTGACTGTTATGTTGGGGTTTGAATTTTTAGGATTATTAGAAGGGAAGCTATTGACTTTTATTTATAGTTTGACTGGTCGTTTTTCTGAATGGATAAATATTATAAGTGGTTTAGTAATTATGGGGCTTGGAATTGTTTTTGTTACTTATGGAATTACTAAAATGATTAATTCCATTATTGAAGCTTTACTACCGGAAAATGAAGAGGAATTAGTGGAATTAATCTACCAACAGCGTCATCTCAAGCGGGGGCCTGAAATTGTTGTTATCGGCGGCGGTACCGGACTACCTACTATGCTTAGAGGAATCAAGGAGTTTACCAGTAATATTACAGCAGTAGTGACTGTAGCTGATGATGGAGGAAGTTCAGGGGTTTTGAGAGATGAATTGAATATCTTACCTCCGGGAGATATTCGTAACTGTTTAGTTGCTTTAGCTAATACTGAGGAGTTGATGGAAAGACTATTCCAGTATAGATTTGATACTGGAGAAGAATTGGGCGGCCATAGTTTTGGTAATCTATTTATAGCTACTCTATCAAAGGTGCTTGGGGATTTTGAAAAGGCGGTTAAGAAGTCAAGTAAGGTATTAGCTATTAAGGGACAAGTTTTACCTTCGACTTTAGAAGATGTTGTCTTATCTGCTGAAACTGAAGAGGGAAGTATTATTGAAGGTGAATCTAATATTTCCAAGACTGATGGAAATATTAAAGAAGTATTTCTGAAACCAAAGGACTGCAGTTCACTACCGGAGGTTATTGAAGCTATTGAAGAAGCTGATGCTGTAGTTTTAGGACCGGGTAGTCTATATACCAGTGTGATTCCTAATTTATTAGTTTCTGATCTTACCGAGGCTATCAAAGAAAGTGAGGCTTTGAAGATATACAACTGTAATATTATGACGCAGCCAGGTGAAACTACTGGTTATACTGTGTCTGACCATGTTCAAGCTTTATATGATCATGCTGGTTCAGAGATAGTGGATTACGTATTGGTGAATAATGAACAGATTCCAGCTGAATTATTGGCCAAATATGAAGAAGAAGGAGCCAGTCCAGTAGAGATTGACTCTAGAGAGTTAGAAAAGCTGAATATTAATCTTGTAGAGGCCCCTTTATTGAATAAAGAAGATCTTGTTCGGCATAATTCGTATAAACTGGCTGAGGTTATCATTAAGTTGATTATTAAGTTTAAGGAAGAAGCAGACCAGAGTTCATTGATTGATCTTTATTTGCGAGATAAGTACAGAAAGAGATAGGTGATGGTAATGTCTTTTAGTGATCAAGTGAAGAATGAAGCAGCAAGAATAAAAGTGGAGAATAAATGCTGTGGTTGGGCTCAGCTAGCGGCTTTAATTAAGGTTAATGGTTCTTTGGAGATTGTTAGAAAGAGGTTAGCCTTAAAAATGGTTTCTCAGCATGCTGCAGTGGCTAGACAGACATACCAATTATTGAAAGAACGATTTAATCTATTGACTAAGATTATGGTAAGAAGGAATATGTATCTCAATAAAGATAATTATTATATTATCAAATTACCGCCGCAGAAAGGGATTAAAGAACTATTAATGAATTGTGGTTTAATAGAAAATGATTATAGATTGAATTATAGAATTAAGGATAGCTTAGTGACAAATAAGTGTTGTAAGCAGGCTTATCTTAGAGGCAGCTTTTTAGGTGGGGGTTCTGTAAATAATCCTGAATCCAGTTATCACTTAGAGATTAGAGTTCATAAACAGGATTATGCTCAACAGCTTGCTGAGTTAGCTATTAATAGTTTTGGTTTAGATTTTGGGATTAGACGTAAGAATAGTGATTCTCTTCTTTATCTGAAGAATGCTGAAGAAATTGTTAAGGTTTTAAATATTATTGGTGCTCATAATTCATTACTAGATTTTGAAAATACCAGAGTAGTAAAGGAAGTTAGAAATCAGGTTAATCGAATTGTTAATTGTGAAACGGCAAATTTGAATAAAACTATTGAAGCGGCTCGGGAACAGATTGGAAATATTAAATTGATTGAAATGATTAAAGGATTGGATTCATTGTCGCCTAGTTTACAGGAGATAGCAGAGTTGAGACTGGAGAATCCATATGCCAGCTTTAAGGAATTAGGAGAATTATTGGAACCTACTTTAAGTAAGTCAGGGGTTAATCATAGGCTGCGTCGAATTAATAAGTTGGCAGATAGACTTAGAGATGAACGAAATCTATCAAGTTAAAAGAGGGTGATAAGTAATATGAAATTAACTCCTGAAATATCTTTAGAGCAGAAGCAAGAGCTGATCATGACTCCTAAGCTGCAGCAGGCTATTGAATTATTACAGCTATCCAAACTGGAATTGAACCAGCGTTTAGAACAGGAGATGTTGGAGAATCCTGTTTTAGAAAGGGCAGAGGAAGAAGGTGAAGAGGTAGAAGAAGATCTGACAGATGAATTTGAAGATGTAGATTGGGAGGATTATTTTGTAGACTCCAGTTCGAATTATAAAGTTAATAATTATGATCAAGATGAAGATGAGTATAACTACGAAAATTTTGTTTCAGCTTCGCTTACGCTTGAAGAACATTTACTCCATCAACTACATTTATTACAGCTAAGCTCTCAACAGATAAAGATTGGAGAATATATTATCGGTTCCCTTGATAATAATGGCTTTTTAGATACTTCTATAACTCAATTAAGTAAGGAATTAAAAGTAGAGGAGAGTGGGGTAGAAGAGGTTTTAGCTAAGATCCAACAGTTTGACCCAACCGGAGTGGCAGCTAAGGACTTACAGGATTCTCTTTTAATTCAGATTGATAATTTGGTATTAGAGGCTGAGAAGAAGGAATTAATGAATAAAATTGTAACTGATCACTTTGAATTAGTAAGTAAAAATCAGCTTCGGAAATTATCTAAAGAGTTGAGTATTGGTCTTGAAAAGATTCAGCAGCTAGTTGATTTAATAAAGATGCTGCATCCGAATCCGGCTAATCTATATACTAAAGAGGTAGATACTAAATATATTGAACCGGATTTAATAGTTGAAAAGATTAATGGTAGATATGTAGTAACTATGGAACAGGATTCTACTCCTCGGCTTAGAATTAATGCTTACTATCAAAAGTTATTAAAGAAGTTTAAATCGGATGCTAAGGCTAAAGAATATCTTCAGGAAAAGATTAACTCTGCTCTCTGGTTAATTAAAAGTATTGAGCAGCGAAGAATGACAATTTATCGCATTGCTGAAGTAATTGTTGATCTTCAGCAGGAGTTTTTAGAACGAGGTCTGAAGTATCTGCGTCCGATGACAATGCAGGATGTAGCTGAAGAGATTGATATGCATGAATCAACTGTCAGCCGGGCTACTACCAGCAAATATATACAGACTCCTCGCGGCTTATTTGAATTGAAATTCTTCTTTTCACCAGGACTTGAAACTAAGACTGGAGAGGTATTTTCAGCAATCAGTATTAAGAAAATGATCAAGGATATATTAGCTAAAGAGGATAAAAAGAAGCCTTTGAGTGATCAAAAGATAGCTGATAAGCTAGAGGAGAGGGGAGTTGAAGTATCACGCCGGACAGTTTCTAAGTATAGAAATGAATTAGAAATTCCCTCTTCTACTCAGCGGAGAAGATATAGTTAAAGAGATCAATTGATATATTGTTACAGTTTAGAGTTGATATCTTGCAAATGCTCCAAAAATCAGCCCTAATCAATTAGCAATAAATTAACTTTATAGCTACGATTTAAAGATTTTACTTTATATGATATTTACCTCTTCTTTTGGGGCTGCTTTAAAGTCGCTTTTTGCAAGATATCAACTAATTGTGCAAAATTATCGGAGGTGGCGTAAAACCATATTAATGAAATTTTCGTTAAATTGTTTTGGACTTTTGCAGGAGTTTTGATAGACTTCAAGAATAATTTTAATAAATATAATTCTATTTTTATTTTGTCGTCATCGGGACAGTTTTGATGCATCGGGAACATTTAAGTCCCTACATAGAGTTTAAATTATTAGATAAAGATTAGATTTAAATTAACAGATTTCTATATAGAAAGACTCCAATTAATATTATACTTATTAATTTCTGGATTACAAATATTATGTTAAAAATTGTTATGAGATTCTTTTATAATATTCAATTAATTATTAAAGATTAATAATAGGAGAAAAAACATGAAAGAATTGATTAGATTACAGCAAAAGATTGCTCCTGGATTAATAAAAGTAGTGGAAAGACGATATAATATATTGCGAACTATCTTTTATAGCCAACCGATAGGTAGAAGGCGGCTGGCAGAAAAGATAGGTGTCAGCGAACGAAAGGTTAGAAATGACCTTGATTTCTTAAAAGAACGCTATCTTGTCAATTCTACAAGTGCTGGAACTAAAATAACCGAGACTGGCAAGGAATTATTCTATCAATTAGATAATTATATTAGGGTTTTACGCGGATTGGATAATTTAGAATCAAAGCTAAAACATGAACTCGGATTGAAAGAAGTCTATATTGTGCCAGGCAGCGAAGATGAAGCTAAAGCACAGCAGGAACTAGGTAGAAGAGCAGCCAGATTACTTAAAGAAAAGCTAGAGAACAATGATGTTCTGGCTGTAAATGGCGGTACTACCTTAGCTGCTGTAGCGGATTTTATGCTTGCCAACAATGGGGCAACAGATATTACTGTAGTACCAGCACGCGGCGGTTTGGGAGAAGAAGTAGAAATTCAGGCTAATACAATAGCAGCTCAGATAGCCAATAAGCTGGGGGGGAGATATAGGCTTTTACATCTTCCGGATAATCTTGACCAGACAGTGGTTAATACTTTAATTCAAAAACCACAGATTAAAGAAGTATTAAATCTGGCTAAAGAAGCGGATATTCTAATCCATGGAATAGGGACTGCTGAAGTTATGGCCCGTCGCCGTCAGGTTGATTCCTTAGAACTTGAAAAGATTTTAGAGGCTGGAGCTGTAGGAGAAGCCTTTGGCTATTACTTCAATCAAACAGGTGAAATAGTCTATTCTACAACTAGCCTGGGGGTTCAACTGGAAGACTTAAAGAAGAAAGTTGGAAAGACTATTGCTGTAGCGGGAGGAAAAAAGAAGGCCGGAGCAATCATTTCAGTAGTTTCTGATGAATACCAGGATATGTTAATTACAGATAGAGAAGCAGCAGAAGAGATATTGGATCTTTTGAGGGGGTGATGGAAGCATACTGGCTCTGAAAAGATTTGGTCTGATTTATAATTAGGAAAATCAAATTTTAAAGGAGGAGTTATTATGACAAAAAAGATTGCAATTAATGGATTTGGAAGAATTGGGCGGAATATATTCAGAATTATTCAACAGAGAGAAGATGTGGACTTGGAGATAGTAGCCATTAATGATTTAACTGATGCTGATAATCTGGCTTATCTACTTAAGTATGATTCTGTTCACGGTAGATATGATGGAGAAGTAGAAGTCGGCGAGAATGGTATCAAAGTTGACGGTAAAGATTATGAGGTTACTTCTGAATCTGATCCGGCTAATTTAGACTGGTCTGGTAAGGATATCGATATTGTTATTGAAGCTACTGGTGTTTTTCGCCGGCGAGAACAGCTCGAAAAGCATCTAAAGGCGGGGGCTGATAAGGTTGTATTGACTGTTCCGGCTAAAGATAAGATTGACAGCACTATTGTCTTAGGAGTTAATGATGATGATTTAGATGAGTCTGACCAGATTGTTTCCAATGCTTCCTGTACTACTAACTGCTTAGCTCCTATGGCTAAGGTGTTAAATGATGAATTTGGAATTGAAAAAGGGTTAATTACTACTGTTCACGGTTATACAGCTAGTCAATCAATCTTGGATGCACCAGCTAAGAAGACCCGTCGAGGTAGAACAGCTGCTGAAAATATTATTCCTACAACTACTGGTGCTGCTATTGCTACTACTAAGGTGCTGCCGGAACTAGAAGGTAAAATTAATGGTATGGCTATGCGAGTACCGGTGCCGGATGGTTCTGTAGTTGATGGAGTATTTGATTTAGAAACAGATGTAACAGTTAAAGAAGTAAATGAAGCCTTTAAGAAAGCAGCTGAAGGAGAAATGGAAGGAATTTTAGGTTATACAGAAGATGAGCTAGTTTCTCGTGATATTATTGGTTCTCCTTATTCTTCTTTAATTGATGCCCAGTCAACTATGATGATTGCTAATAATCAGATCAAGGTTCTTTCTTGGTATGATAATGAATGGGGCTATTCTAATCGAGTAATAGAGTTAGCGGATAGATTATAAATTATTATAGTATGCCGCAGATGAGAATAAACAATTCTCTTCTGCGGTTATCTCTAATCTGGAGGTGCAGTTATAGATGGAAAAGAAAACACTTAAGGATGTAGATGTTGAAGATAAACAGGTATTGGTACGCGTGGACTTTAATGTACCGATGGAAAACGGAGAAGTAACTGATGATAATCGTATTAGAGCTGCTTTACCAACTATTGAATATTTAATGGAGGCTGAAGCAAAAGTAATTTTGATGGCCCATTTAGGACGGCCTGGTGGTGAGGTTAAAGAAGAATTGAGACTGGATCCAGTAGCCAAAGAATTGGCTAATCTATTGAATGAAGAAGTAGTTAAAGTGGATGAAACTGTAGGGCAAGAAGCTAAGAAAGCGGTATCTCAGTTGGAATCTGGGGAAGCATTATTGCTGGAGAATACCCGTTTCAATCCAGGTGAAAAGAAGAATGATTCTGAATTTGCTCAAAAACTGTCCGAATTAGCTGATGTTTATGTCAATGATGCTTTTGGAGCAACCCATAGAGCCCATGCTTCAACTGCGGGAGTAGCAGAGTATGTGGAAGAAGCAGTGCCTGGTTTTCTGATTCAGAATGAAATTAAGACTATGAAGGGAGCCATCGATAATCCTGAACGCCCCTTTGTAGCAATTATTGGTGGAGCAAAAGTTTCTGATAAGATTGAAGTTATTAAATCTTTATTGGATAAGGTGGATTCTCTCTTAATCGGTGGCGGCATGGCCAATACTTTTATTGCTGCCCAGGATTATGAAATAGGTGATTCTTTAGTCGAAGAGGATAAGATTGATTTAGCTAAAGAGTTACTTGAATTAGCAGAGGAGAAAGGAGTTAATCTAGTACTACCAGAGGATGTAGTAATTGCTGATGATTTTGCAGCTGATGCTGAACATAAAGCAGTTGGTATAGATGAAATTGAAGCCGGGTGGCAGGCTTTAGATATCGGCCCTGAAACAGTAGATGAATTTTCTCAGATAGTGAAGCAGGCTAAAACAATAGTCTGGAATGGACCGATGGGAGTTTTTGAAATGGATGCGTTTGCTAAAGGGACCAACCAATTGGCTGAGGTCTTAGCTAAGCTGGAGGCTACTACAATCATTGGCGGCGGCGATTCAGCTGCAGCAGTAAGAAAGGCTGGATTAGATAAAGAAATGACCCATATTTCTACTGGCGGAGGTGCTTCTTTACAGTTATGGCAGGGCAAGCCTCTACCGGCAGTAGAAGTCTTAGATAACAAATAATAAATTTAATAGGAGGGGAGTCTAATTATGCGGCAACCATTTATTGCTGGTAACTGGAAGATGCATAAGACTAATCAAGAAGCAGTGGAAATGGTGGAAGAATTAGTAGACTTAGTTGGAGATATAGGCGATGTAGATATTGCTATCTGTGCACCTGCTACTGCTTTGGCACCGCTTAGTGAAGT from the Acetohalobium arabaticum DSM 5501 genome contains:
- the gap gene encoding type I glyceraldehyde-3-phosphate dehydrogenase, giving the protein MTKKIAINGFGRIGRNIFRIIQQREDVDLEIVAINDLTDADNLAYLLKYDSVHGRYDGEVEVGENGIKVDGKDYEVTSESDPANLDWSGKDIDIVIEATGVFRRREQLEKHLKAGADKVVLTVPAKDKIDSTIVLGVNDDDLDESDQIVSNASCTTNCLAPMAKVLNDEFGIEKGLITTVHGYTASQSILDAPAKKTRRGRTAAENIIPTTTGAAIATTKVLPELEGKINGMAMRVPVPDGSVVDGVFDLETDVTVKEVNEAFKKAAEGEMEGILGYTEDELVSRDIIGSPYSSLIDAQSTMMIANNQIKVLSWYDNEWGYSNRVIELADRL
- the rpoN gene encoding RNA polymerase factor sigma-54, coding for MKLTPEISLEQKQELIMTPKLQQAIELLQLSKLELNQRLEQEMLENPVLERAEEEGEEVEEDLTDEFEDVDWEDYFVDSSSNYKVNNYDQDEDEYNYENFVSASLTLEEHLLHQLHLLQLSSQQIKIGEYIIGSLDNNGFLDTSITQLSKELKVEESGVEEVLAKIQQFDPTGVAAKDLQDSLLIQIDNLVLEAEKKELMNKIVTDHFELVSKNQLRKLSKELSIGLEKIQQLVDLIKMLHPNPANLYTKEVDTKYIEPDLIVEKINGRYVVTMEQDSTPRLRINAYYQKLLKKFKSDAKAKEYLQEKINSALWLIKSIEQRRMTIYRIAEVIVDLQQEFLERGLKYLRPMTMQDVAEEIDMHESTVSRATTSKYIQTPRGLFELKFFFSPGLETKTGEVFSAISIKKMIKDILAKEDKKKPLSDQKIADKLEERGVEVSRRTVSKYRNELEIPSSTQRRRYS
- a CDS encoding sugar-binding transcriptional regulator, translated to MKELIRLQQKIAPGLIKVVERRYNILRTIFYSQPIGRRRLAEKIGVSERKVRNDLDFLKERYLVNSTSAGTKITETGKELFYQLDNYIRVLRGLDNLESKLKHELGLKEVYIVPGSEDEAKAQQELGRRAARLLKEKLENNDVLAVNGGTTLAAVADFMLANNGATDITVVPARGGLGEEVEIQANTIAAQIANKLGGRYRLLHLPDNLDQTVVNTLIQKPQIKEVLNLAKEADILIHGIGTAEVMARRRQVDSLELEKILEAGAVGEAFGYYFNQTGEIVYSTTSLGVQLEDLKKKVGKTIAVAGGKKKAGAIISVVSDEYQDMLITDREAAEEILDLLRG
- the yvcK gene encoding gluconeogenesis factor YvcK family protein, with the translated sequence MIKVKLFKWLYPGLKIKRWLILSIIGILMISIGLTVMLGFEFLGLLEGKLLTFIYSLTGRFSEWINIISGLVIMGLGIVFVTYGITKMINSIIEALLPENEEELVELIYQQRHLKRGPEIVVIGGGTGLPTMLRGIKEFTSNITAVVTVADDGGSSGVLRDELNILPPGDIRNCLVALANTEELMERLFQYRFDTGEELGGHSFGNLFIATLSKVLGDFEKAVKKSSKVLAIKGQVLPSTLEDVVLSAETEEGSIIEGESNISKTDGNIKEVFLKPKDCSSLPEVIEAIEEADAVVLGPGSLYTSVIPNLLVSDLTEAIKESEALKIYNCNIMTQPGETTGYTVSDHVQALYDHAGSEIVDYVLVNNEQIPAELLAKYEEEGASPVEIDSRELEKLNINLVEAPLLNKEDLVRHNSYKLAEVIIKLIIKFKEEADQSSLIDLYLRDKYRKR
- a CDS encoding phosphoglycerate kinase, whose amino-acid sequence is MEKKTLKDVDVEDKQVLVRVDFNVPMENGEVTDDNRIRAALPTIEYLMEAEAKVILMAHLGRPGGEVKEELRLDPVAKELANLLNEEVVKVDETVGQEAKKAVSQLESGEALLLENTRFNPGEKKNDSEFAQKLSELADVYVNDAFGATHRAHASTAGVAEYVEEAVPGFLIQNEIKTMKGAIDNPERPFVAIIGGAKVSDKIEVIKSLLDKVDSLLIGGGMANTFIAAQDYEIGDSLVEEDKIDLAKELLELAEEKGVNLVLPEDVVIADDFAADAEHKAVGIDEIEAGWQALDIGPETVDEFSQIVKQAKTIVWNGPMGVFEMDAFAKGTNQLAEVLAKLEATTIIGGGDSAAAVRKAGLDKEMTHISTGGGASLQLWQGKPLPAVEVLDNK
- the whiA gene encoding DNA-binding protein WhiA, with translation MSFSDQVKNEAARIKVENKCCGWAQLAALIKVNGSLEIVRKRLALKMVSQHAAVARQTYQLLKERFNLLTKIMVRRNMYLNKDNYYIIKLPPQKGIKELLMNCGLIENDYRLNYRIKDSLVTNKCCKQAYLRGSFLGGGSVNNPESSYHLEIRVHKQDYAQQLAELAINSFGLDFGIRRKNSDSLLYLKNAEEIVKVLNIIGAHNSLLDFENTRVVKEVRNQVNRIVNCETANLNKTIEAAREQIGNIKLIEMIKGLDSLSPSLQEIAELRLENPYASFKELGELLEPTLSKSGVNHRLRRINKLADRLRDERNLSS